In a single window of the Nitrospira sp. genome:
- the eno gene encoding phosphopyruvate hydratase yields MSAIREIKGRQIVDSRGNPTVEAEVMLESGAIGRAAVPSGASTGEKEAIELRDGDKKRWMGKGVSKAVANITKVIAPELLGCEALDQANIDHAMIALDGTKTKGKLGANAILGVSLAVAKAAANETGQPLYRYLGGTNARVLPVPLMNIINGGAHADNRLDLQEFMIMPVGAKTFSDALRMATEVFHTLKALLKKKGLNTAVGDEGGFAPDLQSNEEALSLISQAIEDAGYKTGRDIALALDCAASELYHKGRYILEAEKNPERSSEEMVSYYGKLLDRYPILSIEDGLSELDWKGWKMLTEKLGKRVQLVGDDIFVTNVEIFAKGIKEGIGNSILIKLNQIGTLTETLDAIELAKRSGYTAIISHRSGETEDTTIADVAVAMNTGLIKTGSLSRTDRIAKYNQLLRIEEELGSAAVYLGRDAVPGRS; encoded by the coding sequence CGGGCAGCGGTGCCGTCAGGCGCCTCCACCGGCGAGAAGGAAGCGATCGAGCTGCGGGATGGCGACAAGAAGCGTTGGATGGGCAAGGGTGTCTCCAAGGCGGTGGCCAATATCACGAAAGTGATCGCGCCGGAATTGCTCGGCTGCGAGGCGCTCGATCAGGCCAACATCGACCACGCCATGATCGCGCTGGACGGAACAAAGACCAAAGGCAAGCTGGGCGCCAACGCGATTCTCGGTGTCTCGCTGGCGGTGGCGAAGGCGGCGGCGAATGAAACCGGGCAGCCGCTCTATCGCTATCTCGGAGGCACGAATGCGCGGGTCTTGCCGGTGCCGCTGATGAACATCATCAATGGCGGCGCGCATGCCGACAATCGGCTGGATCTCCAAGAGTTTATGATCATGCCGGTGGGTGCCAAGACGTTCAGCGACGCGCTCCGCATGGCGACGGAAGTGTTTCACACGCTCAAAGCCCTGTTGAAGAAGAAGGGCCTCAACACGGCGGTCGGCGATGAAGGTGGATTTGCGCCGGACCTGCAGTCGAATGAAGAGGCGCTCAGCCTTATCTCGCAAGCGATTGAAGATGCCGGTTATAAAACCGGCCGGGATATCGCGTTGGCGTTGGATTGCGCGGCGAGTGAACTCTATCACAAGGGTCGCTACATTCTTGAGGCAGAAAAGAACCCGGAGCGGTCGTCCGAGGAGATGGTTTCATACTACGGCAAGTTGCTGGACCGGTACCCGATCCTCTCGATTGAAGACGGGTTGAGCGAGTTGGATTGGAAGGGGTGGAAGATGCTGACCGAGAAGCTGGGCAAGCGGGTGCAGTTGGTCGGCGATGATATTTTCGTGACCAACGTGGAGATCTTTGCCAAAGGGATCAAGGAAGGCATCGGAAACTCGATCCTGATCAAGTTGAATCAGATCGGGACGTTGACCGAGACGCTGGATGCGATCGAGTTGGCGAAGCGGTCCGGCTATACGGCGATCATTTCGCACCGGTCCGGTGAAACCGAAGATACGACGATCGCGGATGTGGCGGTGGCCATGAACACCGGCTTGATCAAGACCGGTTCGTTGTCACGGACCGACCGGATTGCAAAATACAACCAGCTGTTGCGCATCGAGGAAGAGCTGGGAAGCGCAGCGGTGTATCTTGGCCGGGATGCAGTACCCGGTCGATCGTAA
- a CDS encoding septum formation initiator family protein has protein sequence MIIKQNRGRVWLDWQRRMGTVAQVAGAGACVWLLIAFCFGNMGLPRYLAMREQVAQLDRDLLALRRDNGGLRGEIARLQHDPAKIEQLARERLGYVRKGETVYQLSPDPVKDRSLQEAP, from the coding sequence ATGATCATTAAGCAGAATCGCGGACGGGTGTGGCTGGATTGGCAGCGCCGTATGGGCACCGTGGCTCAGGTGGCTGGCGCCGGTGCCTGCGTCTGGCTCCTGATCGCCTTTTGCTTCGGCAACATGGGGTTGCCTCGGTATCTAGCGATGCGCGAGCAGGTGGCTCAATTAGACCGGGATCTGCTCGCGTTGCGACGGGACAACGGCGGGTTGCGTGGAGAAATCGCCCGGTTGCAACATGATCCGGCCAAGATCGAACAATTAGCTCGCGAACGATTGGGATATGTGCGCAAGGGGGAAACGGTGTATCAGTTGTCCCCCGACCCAGTGAAGGATCGATCGCTTCAGGAGGCCCCATGA